The Pedobacter mucosus genome window below encodes:
- a CDS encoding transposase yields MNKPLPFTSFYTNKDGAVMKNYWASSKDCKACPMKSSCAPNIACRKITRTIYDKQYLRAYSRQQTKRGKQMKKLRQSTVEPVFGSLTQFYGLRKIGVLGKLGAHKVMLMAAIAFNLKKYLKKGGRKPSSGIFEAAIESFQSCQVIFRANILNILNAYRFS; encoded by the coding sequence GTGAACAAACCTTTGCCCTTCACGAGCTTCTATACCAACAAGGATGGTGCGGTAATGAAAAACTACTGGGCCTCATCAAAGGATTGCAAAGCTTGCCCCATGAAATCCAGCTGTGCTCCAAACATAGCTTGCAGAAAGATCACCAGAACGATTTATGACAAACAATATTTGAGGGCTTACAGCAGACAACAAACCAAGAGAGGGAAACAAATGAAAAAACTTCGGCAAAGTACAGTCGAACCTGTCTTCGGCAGTTTGACCCAGTTCTATGGTTTAAGAAAAATAGGCGTACTGGGCAAGTTAGGTGCACATAAAGTAATGCTCATGGCAGCAATTGCCTTCAATCTCAAAAAGTACCTTAAGAAAGGAGGGAGAAAACCCTCCTCTGGTATTTTTGAGGCTGCTATAGAGTCCTTCCAAAGCTGCCAAGTGATTTTTCGTGCGAACATATTGAACATATTGAATGCGTATCGCTTCTCCTGA
- a CDS encoding S41 family peptidase yields MKKTILLTILLSYLIATSVVSHESETSQTATFIKIWGFLKYHHPMVAKGKIDWDEAFTTGLKQVKLSRSKEAINLYYTTWINRLGKLEKCKACEVKDVSDDKHNLDMDWLKDSANFSKELIIQLLNIQANRNQGQNYYVSQVKGVSNTEFTNEKAYLDSIYPSKELRLLTLARYWNIVEYFYPYRFKTDQNWEAVLDEMIPKFESAADTTDYHLAILELTAKVNDSHAKFSTRNTNMYFGFKWVPFSFKIIGEKAVVTGFYNDSLCRKSDVKVGDVFMKIDGVPIATIVKKNSKYVGASNESVKWRDMHNILFNGKSETVETEFERNGVVSKKIIFRIGYDKLNYKWNSSNIKDTVKILEENVGYINLGNLQRNQVASVLAKVKNTKAIIFDIRNYPNQTMYLLSDFLNKDRRAFVKTSIPDINNPGTFNFSKDLYCGKKNASYYSGKVILLCNETTQSHAEFTMMALQTAPNVTIVGSQTSGADGNTSLITLPGGFKTWITGIGIYYPDGKETQRIGIVPDVKVTPTIEGIRLGKDEVLEMAMEIINKK; encoded by the coding sequence ATGAAGAAAACAATTCTACTAACTATTCTGCTTTCTTATTTAATCGCAACTAGCGTAGTTTCACACGAAAGCGAAACAAGCCAAACTGCAACTTTCATCAAAATATGGGGCTTCCTTAAATACCATCATCCCATGGTTGCAAAAGGCAAGATAGATTGGGACGAGGCATTTACGACTGGCTTAAAACAAGTAAAGCTTTCAAGATCGAAAGAGGCAATCAATCTCTACTACACGACCTGGATTAATAGACTTGGCAAGTTGGAAAAGTGTAAGGCCTGTGAGGTTAAAGATGTAAGTGACGACAAACACAATCTTGATATGGACTGGCTGAAGGATTCGGCGAATTTTAGTAAAGAGCTCATTATACAGCTTCTAAATATTCAAGCTAATAGAAATCAGGGTCAAAATTATTATGTAAGCCAGGTTAAAGGGGTTAGTAATACGGAATTTACAAATGAGAAAGCCTATCTAGACTCTATTTATCCATCAAAAGAGTTAAGGTTGTTAACACTTGCACGTTATTGGAACATTGTCGAATACTTTTATCCATATAGATTTAAGACCGACCAGAATTGGGAAGCTGTGTTAGATGAAATGATTCCAAAGTTTGAAAGTGCAGCGGATACTACAGACTACCATCTTGCAATCCTTGAACTGACCGCAAAGGTCAACGACAGTCATGCGAAATTCTCAACAAGAAACACCAACATGTATTTTGGGTTCAAATGGGTTCCATTTAGTTTTAAGATAATTGGTGAAAAGGCTGTAGTAACCGGGTTTTATAATGATAGCCTTTGCAGGAAAAGTGATGTTAAAGTCGGAGATGTCTTTATGAAAATTGATGGTGTGCCAATTGCAACAATAGTTAAGAAAAACTCAAAATATGTTGGAGCCTCCAATGAATCGGTCAAGTGGAGAGATATGCATAATATTCTTTTTAATGGTAAATCAGAAACCGTTGAAACAGAATTTGAACGAAATGGTGTTGTTAGCAAAAAAATTATTTTTAGAATTGGTTACGATAAACTCAACTATAAATGGAACAGTAGTAATATCAAGGATACGGTTAAAATCCTAGAGGAAAATGTAGGATATATTAATTTGGGAAATCTCCAACGCAATCAAGTTGCGTCCGTACTCGCAAAGGTAAAAAATACAAAAGCTATCATATTTGACATAAGAAACTATCCAAATCAGACAATGTATTTATTGTCCGATTTTTTAAATAAAGATCGTCGAGCATTTGTCAAAACGAGTATACCAGATATAAACAATCCTGGGACATTTAATTTTTCAAAGGATCTGTATTGTGGGAAAAAGAATGCAAGTTACTATTCGGGTAAGGTTATACTGTTGTGCAATGAAACCACGCAAAGTCATGCAGAGTTTACCATGATGGCTCTGCAGACAGCACCAAATGTTACAATTGTGGGTAGTCAGACCTCAGGAGCTGATGGCAATACATCCTTGATTACTTTACCAGGCGGATTTAAGACCTGGATAACAGGTATTGGTATTTACTACCCTGACGGAAAGGAGACACAAAGAATAGGGATCGTTCCAGATGTAAAAGTAACTCCCACAATTGAAGGAATCCGCCTTGGAAAAGATGAAGTTTTAGAAATGGCCATGGAGATTATCAATAAAAAATGA
- a CDS encoding TrlF family AAA-like ATPase — MENNNALEESTDFTTTSLSSGANWLRWEPHVHGPGTVLNNQFKGSDIFEKYLVALENNTPTLRAIGITDYYSTDVYEAVIQAKKEGRLNSCELIFPNIEMRLDTGTVSGAWVNIHLLVSPEDPNHLEELRRFLSRISFDAHDDSFHCTKDDIIRLGKKTDSSITEDRQAQEIGSIQFKVSKRQLVDEYSRSAWAKANILIAVAGGDDGSGGVRDAADTTLRQEIEKFADIIFASSPAQRDFWLGKKSLTPDQIEARYGALKPCMHGSDAHTHATVGIPTLNRYTWIKGSPQFDSLRQACIEPEGRAFVGEFPPLGASTSQVIQHVSINGINWCETPKIDLNAGLVAIIGARGSGKTALAEIIAAGCDAIPSESFTDMRDKSFLNRARPELIGATVSINWGSGRQNEDRSLYSQNDASDKYPMARYLSQQFVDNLCSSDGLTDKLLKEVERIIFNAHDVNEREGNIDFAGLLELKASRPRATREAEETSLQELCDSIGLELEKIKLIDETKAKIAIKEATIKQYNDDRSKLVIRGSEARILRLGELTTAADKVRGYVRFYSQREQSLLNIQGDVKNFRVNKAPEELRGLKQKHTQSGLKDNDWSPFVVDFKGDVDKLVTEHLTKAQQDAKDWKGIVPSVLPPNSIHIPDNADLSRQTLALLEAEIARITVLVSADTNTTQRFTAITGKITQEQTACNILKENLTNYEAGIERVKMLREQRDECYGRVFEAVLQEETILKDLYFPIMTKLSGASGTLQKMAFSIKRTVNLDKWAADGEQLFDLREKSNFKGKGTLKQQAEEVLLSAWEKGSAHDVLVAMQKFQNENASELLKMSKVPRADKANFRTWAMQFAKWLYSTNHIQIVYGIDYDGVDLRKLSPGTRGIVLLLLYLGLDNEDDRPLIIDQPEENLDPKSIYDELVGLFIEAKQKRQVIMVTHNANLVVNTDADQIIIASTGERLPSGMPVITYMSGGLDEAHIRKEVCGILEGGEKAFIKRAHRLRVPLR; from the coding sequence ATGGAAAATAATAACGCACTCGAAGAATCAACCGATTTCACCACAACGTCATTGTCATCTGGCGCAAATTGGTTGCGTTGGGAACCGCATGTGCACGGCCCTGGTACTGTCCTGAATAATCAATTCAAGGGTTCAGATATTTTTGAAAAATACTTAGTGGCCCTTGAAAATAATACTCCAACATTAAGAGCTATAGGTATTACAGATTACTACAGTACCGATGTCTATGAAGCCGTTATTCAAGCTAAAAAAGAGGGACGACTTAATTCTTGTGAACTTATTTTCCCTAATATTGAAATGCGATTAGATACTGGAACGGTTAGCGGTGCATGGGTAAATATTCATTTGCTGGTATCCCCAGAAGATCCTAATCATTTAGAGGAATTACGCAGGTTTCTTTCGCGTATAAGTTTCGATGCTCATGATGATAGTTTCCACTGCACAAAAGACGATATTATAAGGCTCGGTAAAAAAACCGATTCTTCAATTACTGAGGACAGACAAGCTCAGGAGATTGGTTCTATTCAATTTAAGGTTTCTAAACGACAATTAGTTGATGAATACAGTCGTAGCGCATGGGCAAAGGCAAATATTCTTATTGCAGTAGCCGGAGGAGATGATGGGTCAGGCGGCGTTCGAGATGCAGCTGACACTACTTTACGGCAAGAAATAGAAAAATTTGCCGACATTATTTTTGCGAGTAGCCCAGCGCAGCGAGACTTTTGGCTAGGAAAGAAGAGCCTGACTCCTGATCAAATTGAGGCTCGCTATGGAGCCTTAAAGCCATGTATGCACGGGTCGGATGCACATACTCATGCAACGGTCGGCATACCGACATTAAATCGATATACATGGATAAAAGGTTCACCGCAATTTGACAGTTTGAGGCAAGCCTGTATAGAGCCTGAAGGAAGAGCTTTCGTAGGTGAATTTCCGCCTCTCGGCGCGAGTACCTCACAAGTGATTCAGCATGTATCTATAAATGGAATTAATTGGTGTGAGACCCCTAAAATAGATCTCAATGCCGGTCTTGTAGCAATTATCGGGGCACGTGGTTCTGGCAAAACAGCGTTGGCTGAAATTATCGCTGCGGGTTGCGATGCTATTCCAAGCGAGAGCTTCACTGATATGCGCGACAAATCCTTTTTAAATCGTGCAAGACCAGAATTGATTGGCGCAACAGTCTCAATAAATTGGGGATCAGGCAGGCAAAACGAAGATCGATCGTTATATTCTCAAAATGATGCGAGTGATAAATATCCAATGGCTCGCTATTTATCACAGCAATTTGTAGACAATTTGTGTTCTTCTGACGGATTGACAGACAAGCTTTTGAAAGAAGTTGAACGCATAATTTTTAATGCGCACGATGTTAATGAGCGTGAAGGAAATATCGATTTTGCTGGACTATTAGAATTAAAAGCGTCCCGACCAAGAGCTACGAGAGAGGCAGAGGAAACATCATTACAGGAATTGTGTGACAGTATTGGCTTGGAGTTAGAAAAAATAAAACTGATAGATGAAACCAAGGCGAAAATTGCGATTAAGGAAGCTACGATAAAGCAATATAACGATGATAGATCAAAACTGGTTATCAGAGGTAGTGAAGCACGCATCCTTAGATTGGGCGAATTAACAACGGCGGCTGATAAGGTTCGTGGTTATGTAAGATTTTACTCGCAACGCGAACAGTCATTACTCAATATCCAAGGTGATGTAAAAAATTTCAGGGTAAACAAGGCTCCAGAAGAGCTTAGAGGTTTAAAACAAAAACACACTCAGTCTGGGCTAAAAGACAATGATTGGTCACCTTTTGTCGTCGATTTCAAAGGTGACGTAGATAAGCTAGTTACTGAACATCTAACCAAGGCTCAACAAGATGCCAAGGATTGGAAAGGTATTGTGCCTTCTGTTCTTCCGCCTAATTCTATTCATATTCCCGACAATGCAGATCTAAGTAGACAAACTCTTGCTTTATTAGAAGCCGAAATCGCTCGGATTACAGTTTTGGTAAGCGCTGATACGAATACCACGCAAAGGTTTACAGCCATTACAGGGAAAATTACGCAGGAACAAACTGCCTGTAATATATTAAAAGAAAATCTTACCAATTACGAAGCAGGTATTGAGAGGGTTAAAATGCTTCGCGAGCAGCGAGATGAATGTTATGGACGGGTTTTCGAAGCCGTCTTACAGGAAGAAACAATTTTGAAAGATTTGTATTTCCCGATCATGACTAAATTGTCTGGAGCATCCGGGACATTACAAAAGATGGCATTTTCGATTAAACGAACCGTCAATCTGGACAAATGGGCCGCCGATGGCGAACAGCTTTTTGATTTGCGTGAAAAAAGCAATTTTAAAGGAAAAGGCACTCTTAAGCAGCAAGCAGAAGAAGTCTTGCTATCGGCTTGGGAGAAAGGCTCCGCTCATGATGTTTTGGTTGCTATGCAAAAATTTCAAAATGAAAACGCCAGTGAACTTCTTAAGATGTCAAAAGTACCAAGAGCCGATAAAGCTAATTTTCGTACTTGGGCAATGCAATTTGCAAAATGGTTATATAGTACTAATCACATCCAGATTGTTTATGGAATAGATTACGATGGTGTAGACCTCCGTAAACTTTCGCCGGGAACAAGGGGCATCGTTCTTTTACTTCTTTATTTAGGTCTGGATAATGAAGATGATCGACCATTGATTATTGATCAACCTGAAGAGAATTTGGACCCAAAGTCAATTTATGATGAATTAGTTGGGTTATTTATCGAGGCGAAGCAAAAGCGTCAGGTTATTATGGTAACGCACAATGCGAACCTAGTCGTGAATACTGATGCGGATCAAATCATCATCGCGAGTACGGGAGAAAGGCTTCCAAGCGGTATGCCTGTGATTACTTATATGTCTGGTGGATTGGACGAAGCACATATTCGTAAGGAAGTTTGCGGAATTTTAGAGGGTGGTGAAAAAGCATTCATTAAGCGTGCACATAGACTGCGCGTGCCTCTACGTTAA
- a CDS encoding glycosyltransferase family 2 protein — MINISVIIPVYNRRNVILTCLNSAIKQTYTAYEIIIIDDGSNDGISEFISINFPEVVLITLPINVGAAQARNIGLRSSRGEFIAFLDSDDFWAPDYLLSQSIFLQKNPTIDLVFSAHSNALASKAFNPPLKWESGQYT; from the coding sequence GTGATCAATATCTCAGTAATCATTCCTGTTTATAACAGGAGAAATGTAATCTTAACATGTCTGAACAGTGCAATAAAGCAGACTTATACAGCCTATGAAATTATAATAATTGATGATGGCTCAAACGACGGAATAAGTGAATTTATAAGTATCAATTTTCCTGAGGTTGTATTGATAACCCTACCCATTAATGTGGGTGCAGCACAAGCAAGGAATATAGGGCTAAGGAGTTCACGAGGAGAATTTATTGCATTTTTAGATTCCGATGATTTCTGGGCACCTGATTATCTCTTGTCGCAGAGCATTTTTCTACAGAAAAATCCGACAATTGACTTAGTATTTTCTGCTCATTCAAATGCTCTCGCGTCGAAGGCTTTTAATC